The Petrocella atlantisensis genome has a window encoding:
- the rsxC gene encoding electron transport complex subunit RsxC: MAAFTFKRGIHPPDHKESTNQKPIKILKPIGDLVFPMAQHIGAPCEPIVKKGDRVLLGQKIADSEAFVSSPIFSSVSGTVKSIEEVGHPNGFKCKGIIIENDHLYEDHPSLNQSHDYTNMTNEEILAIIKNAGIVGMGGATFPTHIKLAPPPDKKIDFIILNGAECEPYLTSDHRIMLEETDRLIAGLKVLLSMFKEAKGIIGIESNKPDAIKKVTEAAKNEPRIEVITLHTKYPQGAEKQLIYAATKREVPPGKLPFEVGCIVQNVDTIVAIHRAVDRGRPLTRRIVTVTGDAIKEPQNFKVRLGTSYKELIEAAGGFVEEPAKIISGGPMMGFAMYSMDVPIIKGSSSILCLTKKAIATEDESNCMRCGKCVIACPMGLMPFELNKFALAQVEEEFEAYKGMDCMECGACSYVCPSKRHLLQSFRTTKKNILTNRRKS, from the coding sequence ATGGCAGCATTTACTTTCAAGCGTGGAATTCATCCACCGGACCACAAAGAATCAACGAATCAAAAACCCATAAAAATATTGAAACCTATTGGAGATCTCGTTTTTCCAATGGCACAACATATTGGGGCACCATGTGAGCCTATCGTCAAAAAGGGTGATCGTGTACTATTAGGTCAAAAAATCGCCGATTCAGAAGCTTTTGTTTCTTCACCGATTTTTAGTAGTGTTTCAGGGACTGTCAAGTCCATAGAAGAAGTGGGACACCCTAATGGATTCAAGTGTAAAGGTATTATTATCGAAAATGACCATCTCTATGAAGATCATCCAAGCTTAAATCAATCTCATGATTATACGAACATGACCAATGAAGAGATTTTAGCGATTATTAAGAATGCCGGCATTGTTGGTATGGGTGGTGCGACTTTCCCAACCCACATCAAACTTGCACCACCACCAGATAAGAAAATTGATTTCATCATTTTAAACGGTGCTGAATGTGAGCCTTATCTAACATCCGATCATCGTATTATGTTAGAAGAAACAGACCGTTTGATTGCCGGCCTCAAAGTATTGCTAAGCATGTTTAAAGAGGCTAAAGGTATTATAGGTATAGAATCAAATAAACCGGATGCCATAAAAAAAGTAACGGAAGCTGCTAAGAATGAACCACGTATTGAAGTTATTACACTTCATACTAAGTACCCACAGGGTGCAGAGAAACAACTGATTTATGCAGCAACGAAAAGAGAAGTACCTCCAGGTAAACTACCTTTTGAGGTAGGATGTATTGTACAAAATGTTGACACCATCGTTGCCATTCACAGAGCGGTTGATCGTGGTCGTCCTCTAACCAGAAGAATTGTTACTGTTACAGGTGATGCTATAAAAGAACCACAAAACTTCAAAGTCAGACTTGGCACAAGTTATAAAGAACTGATCGAGGCTGCTGGTGGATTTGTTGAAGAACCTGCAAAGATCATATCCGGTGGACCTATGATGGGTTTTGCCATGTATTCAATGGATGTACCTATTATTAAAGGTTCTTCTTCCATATTATGTTTAACCAAGAAAGCCATAGCAACAGAAGACGAAAGCAATTGTATGCGATGCGGCAAATGCGTAATCGCATGTCCAATGGGACTTATGCCTTTTGAATTAAACAAATTTGCATTGGCACAGGTTGAAGAGGAGTTTGAGGCTTATAAAGGCATGGATTGTATGGAATGTGGTGCGTGTTCCTATGTATGTCCTTCCAAAAGACATTTACTCCAATCCTTTAGAACGACCAAGAAAAATATTCTCACCAATAGAAGAAAATCTTAG
- a CDS encoding RnfABCDGE type electron transport complex subunit D, protein MSDMYIVSSSPHIKSKDSIQKTMLDVLIALTPAALFAIYYFGVGALSTIFICILSSVFAEWGYTKLMKQRNTAMDLSAAVTGLLLALNLPSSIPWWVSVMGSFFAIIIVKQLFGGLGQNFMNPALAARAFLLISFTGLMTTWGIVDGVSAATPLGIIKEGGQMMPSLLDTFIGTIPGSLGETSALALIIGGLYLMVRKVISWRIPIIYIVTTALMVLLFGGEGFDLTYLGYHIFSGGLMIGAFFMATDYSSSPTTPKGQIIMGLGCGILTALIRLFGGYPEGVSFAILIMNLFVPLIDKYTVPKSFGEVAK, encoded by the coding sequence ATGTCAGATATGTATATTGTTTCTTCATCACCGCATATTAAATCAAAAGATTCGATACAAAAAACAATGTTAGATGTATTGATTGCTTTGACACCCGCTGCCTTATTTGCCATATATTATTTTGGTGTCGGTGCCTTAAGTACAATCTTTATTTGTATCCTCTCGAGTGTCTTTGCGGAATGGGGTTATACAAAATTAATGAAACAAAGAAACACAGCAATGGATCTATCAGCTGCCGTAACCGGTCTGTTACTGGCACTTAACTTGCCAAGTTCTATTCCTTGGTGGGTTTCGGTAATGGGTAGTTTTTTTGCGATCATCATTGTCAAACAACTTTTTGGTGGCCTTGGACAGAATTTTATGAATCCTGCTTTAGCAGCAAGAGCTTTCTTGTTAATTTCATTTACTGGTCTTATGACCACATGGGGTATTGTTGACGGTGTTAGTGCAGCAACACCACTTGGGATCATCAAAGAAGGCGGGCAGATGATGCCTTCACTACTAGATACATTCATAGGTACGATACCAGGTTCACTAGGTGAGACTTCTGCGCTAGCCCTCATTATCGGTGGTTTATATCTAATGGTTAGAAAAGTAATTTCATGGCGGATACCGATTATTTATATTGTAACAACGGCGCTTATGGTTCTGCTGTTCGGTGGAGAAGGCTTTGATTTAACTTATCTAGGGTATCATATATTTTCAGGCGGTTTAATGATTGGCGCTTTCTTTATGGCAACAGACTATTCATCTTCACCAACGACGCCAAAAGGTCAAATCATTATGGGTCTAGGATGTGGTATTCTGACTGCTTTAATTCGACTTTTTGGTGGGTATCCAGAAGGTGTGTCCTTTGCAATCTTAATTATGAACCTTTTCGTACCACTCATTGATAAATACACAGTTCCAAAATCTTTTGGGGAGGTGGCAAAATAA
- a CDS encoding RnfABCDGE type electron transport complex subunit G has product MAKQTDNIIKNAMILFMITVIAGTLLGLTYEVTKEPIRIQQEKLKNNALKAVVIGASDFVLVDLEEEAKEQGIQNLYEATKDGAVVGYAFEMTATEGYGGDIALMVGIGIDDQILGIDVIKHNETPGLGAKITEQPFKSEFEGQPTAPLAVIKGAATGNPGEIASISGATITSASVTNAVNVATQYYTDNMAGVK; this is encoded by the coding sequence ATGGCAAAGCAAACGGATAACATCATTAAAAATGCAATGATATTATTTATGATTACTGTTATAGCAGGGACTTTACTAGGACTAACCTATGAAGTCACCAAAGAACCGATTCGTATTCAGCAAGAGAAGCTAAAGAATAATGCTTTAAAAGCAGTAGTAATTGGAGCTTCCGATTTTGTTTTAGTTGATCTTGAAGAAGAAGCAAAAGAGCAAGGTATTCAAAATCTATATGAAGCAACCAAAGATGGCGCTGTCGTCGGTTATGCCTTTGAGATGACGGCAACAGAAGGCTATGGTGGTGATATTGCTTTAATGGTCGGTATAGGTATCGATGATCAAATACTTGGTATTGATGTCATTAAGCATAATGAAACGCCTGGTTTGGGGGCCAAGATTACGGAACAACCCTTTAAATCTGAATTTGAAGGTCAACCTACAGCGCCATTAGCGGTAATAAAAGGTGCAGCAACAGGTAATCCTGGTGAAATAGCTTCCATAAGTGGCGCTACCATAACATCTGCATCCGTTACAAATGCAGTTAATGTTGCAACTCAATACTATACTGATAATATGGCGGGGGTGAAATAG
- the rsxE gene encoding electron transport complex subunit RsxE — MKSAIKRFKSGILDENPVFIQVLGMCPTLAVTTSAENGIGMGLATTTVLIMANLVISLLRNIIPSKVRIPAFIVVIASFVTIVDFMLQGFVPALYASLGIFIPLIVVNCVILGRAEGFASKNKPFISVIDGLGMGLGFTLALGAIGAVREILGAGTLFGMNIMPSGYVPISIMILAPGAFLVLGILLAAFNYVLAKAANRN, encoded by the coding sequence ATGAAAAGTGCTATTAAAAGATTTAAATCCGGCATTTTAGATGAAAACCCTGTTTTCATTCAAGTACTTGGTATGTGTCCTACTTTAGCTGTAACCACTTCAGCTGAGAATGGTATCGGTATGGGACTTGCAACCACCACTGTACTTATTATGGCCAACCTGGTTATTTCTCTTCTTAGAAATATTATTCCTTCAAAAGTGAGAATACCTGCTTTTATTGTCGTAATAGCTTCATTTGTAACTATAGTTGACTTTATGCTTCAAGGTTTTGTGCCTGCACTTTATGCTTCACTTGGTATATTTATACCACTAATTGTTGTTAACTGTGTTATTTTGGGACGTGCAGAGGGCTTTGCTTCTAAGAATAAACCATTTATATCCGTAATCGATGGTCTGGGTATGGGTCTTGGTTTTACATTGGCTCTAGGCGCAATCGGTGCGGTAAGAGAAATACTTGGTGCAGGTACACTTTTTGGTATGAACATTATGCCATCCGGTTATGTTCCTATATCTATTATGATATTAGCTCCTGGCGCATTCTTAGTTCTTGGTATATTACTGGCAGCATTTAATTATGTTTTGGCAAAAGCAGCCAATAGAAATTAG
- the rsxA gene encoding electron transport complex subunit RsxA → MMDLLLFFIGAILVNNIVLSRFLGVCPFLGVSKKVETALGMGLAVTFVMTLASIMSYIVYEFILKTFKIEFLYTIAFILVIASLVQLVEMIIQKTSPSLYQALGVFLPLITTNCAVLGIAVINMQNEYSLFKSIVSGLGTALGFTLAIVLMAGIRERIEYNPIPKSFKGYPIVLITAGLMAIAFLGFTGLIK, encoded by the coding sequence ATGATGGATTTATTATTATTTTTTATCGGTGCCATCTTGGTTAACAACATCGTACTTTCAAGGTTCTTAGGTGTTTGTCCCTTTTTAGGTGTTTCTAAAAAAGTGGAGACCGCACTAGGTATGGGTCTTGCCGTTACATTTGTTATGACTTTGGCATCCATTATGTCATATATTGTTTATGAATTTATATTAAAAACGTTTAAAATTGAGTTTTTGTATACCATAGCTTTTATACTGGTTATCGCATCCCTTGTACAGTTGGTTGAGATGATCATACAAAAAACAAGTCCTTCATTATATCAAGCATTGGGAGTTTTTCTACCACTTATTACAACCAATTGTGCTGTACTTGGTATTGCAGTTATTAATATGCAAAATGAATATTCACTGTTTAAAAGCATCGTGAGTGGTTTAGGTACCGCTCTTGGTTTTACACTGGCTATCGTTTTAATGGCAGGTATTAGGGAACGTATCGAATACAATCCAATTCCAAAATCTTTTAAAGGATACCCAATCGTACTCATTACAGCCGGACTTATGGCGATTGCTTTCCTTGGATTTACCGGATTGATCAAATAA
- a CDS encoding RnfABCDGE type electron transport complex subunit B, with amino-acid sequence MDFTNIVLSALSIGGLGLIFGLGLGYAAKKFAVHVNPLVAEVREALPSANCGACGYAGCDAFAKAVVEGDAKTNGCPVGGQACADAVAKIMCVEVSNLDPTTAFVKCFGDCDKAKEKYVYMGVADCIDASQVQGGGSKACTYGCLGLGSCVKACMFDAIHVVNGLAVVDEDKCTSCGLCVAACPKDIIEIMPLASRVRVNCNSQEKGKDTMKACSVGCIGCRKCSKACEYDAFTFTNGLAKIDYDKCVQCGACIEVCPTNAITLHA; translated from the coding sequence ATGGATTTTACAAATATCGTTTTATCGGCTCTAAGCATTGGCGGCCTTGGGTTAATCTTTGGATTAGGACTTGGGTATGCTGCCAAAAAATTTGCCGTTCACGTCAACCCTCTCGTAGCAGAGGTTAGAGAAGCATTACCAAGCGCTAACTGTGGTGCTTGTGGCTATGCTGGATGCGATGCCTTCGCTAAGGCTGTTGTCGAAGGTGATGCTAAAACCAATGGATGTCCTGTTGGTGGACAAGCTTGTGCAGATGCAGTGGCTAAAATAATGTGTGTAGAAGTAAGTAATCTTGATCCTACGACAGCTTTTGTTAAGTGCTTTGGGGATTGTGACAAAGCTAAGGAAAAATATGTCTACATGGGTGTGGCCGATTGCATCGATGCAAGTCAGGTTCAAGGTGGTGGTTCAAAAGCTTGTACTTATGGATGCCTAGGCTTAGGTAGTTGTGTTAAGGCATGTATGTTTGATGCTATACATGTTGTTAATGGACTCGCTGTTGTTGACGAAGACAAATGTACTTCATGTGGACTGTGCGTAGCTGCTTGTCCAAAAGATATTATAGAAATTATGCCTTTGGCATCAAGAGTCCGTGTTAATTGTAACTCGCAGGAAAAAGGTAAAGATACAATGAAAGCATGTAGTGTCGGTTGTATTGGTTGTCGAAAGTGTTCAAAAGCATGCGAATATGATGCCTTTACATTTACGAATGGCTTAGCAAAAATAGATTATGACAAATGTGTTCAATGTGGCGCATGTATTGAAGTATGTCCAACTAATGCAATAACTTTACACGCATAA
- a CDS encoding DUF4321 domain-containing protein, translating to MAYQRKGTKNGWTLFLLVLTGIVLGGFIGSLAQGVPYLKWLDFGYKFGMVGNPLEIDLKVIELTFKILIRITVSSILGVALSLFVYRKL from the coding sequence ATGGCATATCAAAGAAAAGGCACAAAAAACGGTTGGACTTTGTTCTTACTTGTATTAACCGGTATCGTTCTTGGTGGTTTTATCGGTAGTTTGGCACAAGGTGTACCCTATTTAAAATGGCTAGATTTTGGTTATAAATTTGGAATGGTTGGAAACCCACTAGAAATAGATCTAAAGGTCATAGAATTGACATTTAAGATATTAATTCGAATCACCGTGTCCAGTATCTTGGGCGTAGCTTTATCACTGTTTGTTTATAGAAAGTTGTAA
- a CDS encoding Maf family protein has product MMKTIEIILASGSPRRKEILNNLKLYPRIIKPEIDESHKPNEKPHALVHRLSYEKAYAVAKNLDQGLIIGSDTIVVIDNQILTQPKTTDEAKAMLSVISGRTHQVLTGMTLIHQPGHEVFTQVAMTNVIMNPLTDAWIDDYVATGEPMDKAGAYGIQGIGATLVSRIDGEYSTVVGLSIQTLMEGFKSLNLNYFDLIKTSNMQ; this is encoded by the coding sequence ATGATGAAAACAATAGAAATTATTTTGGCGTCAGGATCACCCAGACGCAAAGAAATCCTTAACAATTTAAAATTATATCCACGGATTATTAAGCCCGAGATAGACGAGTCTCATAAACCCAATGAAAAGCCCCATGCACTTGTCCATAGACTTTCTTATGAAAAAGCATATGCCGTGGCAAAAAATCTAGATCAAGGTTTAATTATTGGGTCAGATACAATTGTGGTCATTGACAATCAGATTCTTACACAGCCCAAAACAACCGACGAAGCTAAAGCTATGTTGTCCGTGATTAGTGGCAGAACACACCAAGTATTGACGGGTATGACGTTAATACACCAACCGGGTCATGAAGTATTTACCCAGGTAGCTATGACCAATGTCATCATGAATCCGCTTACAGATGCATGGATAGATGACTATGTCGCAACAGGAGAGCCTATGGATAAAGCGGGTGCCTACGGTATTCAAGGTATTGGCGCCACCTTGGTGAGTCGCATTGATGGAGAATACAGTACAGTTGTTGGGTTGTCCATTCAAACATTGATGGAAGGCTTTAAATCTTTGAACTTGAATTATTTTGATCTAATTAAGACTAGTAATATGCAATAG
- the radC gene encoding RadC family protein, which produces MQKVMTIKEIPSEERPYEKLEMRGASALSDAELLAIIIKCGTKEEKSTDIAMRVLNQHASGLIGLHKLSMKELQTIKGIGRVKAIQLKAITELSNRMAKATYKEKLNVHSPSSVASIYMEAMRHLECEHFKVVILDTKHNIIGDHTLSVGTVNASLVHPREVFIYALRHHAVSIILLHNHPSGNSTPSSEDIAITKRIQSSGEILGINLLDHIVIGDGNYTSLKEEGYISG; this is translated from the coding sequence ATGCAAAAAGTAATGACAATTAAGGAAATTCCAAGTGAAGAACGACCTTATGAGAAACTAGAGATGCGAGGTGCTTCTGCTTTGTCGGATGCGGAACTTCTTGCTATCATCATTAAATGTGGAACCAAAGAAGAAAAATCAACAGATATCGCTATGCGTGTCTTAAACCAACATGCTTCCGGTTTGATTGGCTTGCATAAACTCAGCATGAAAGAATTGCAAACGATAAAAGGCATAGGTCGAGTAAAGGCGATACAACTTAAAGCAATTACGGAACTATCTAATCGTATGGCAAAAGCCACATATAAGGAAAAGCTCAATGTTCATTCTCCTTCGTCAGTTGCTTCTATATATATGGAAGCTATGCGACACCTCGAATGTGAACATTTTAAAGTTGTTATACTGGATACGAAACATAACATTATAGGGGATCATACTTTATCCGTAGGAACGGTCAATGCTTCTCTTGTACACCCTAGAGAAGTATTTATTTATGCATTGCGACACCATGCCGTTAGTATTATACTCTTACATAATCATCCCAGTGGGAATTCAACACCGAGCAGCGAAGATATTGCCATTACAAAACGCATACAATCATCAGGAGAGATCTTAGGTATTAACCTACTTGACCATATTGTTATTGGTGATGGTAATTATACTAGTTTAAAAGAAGAAGGTTATATTAGTGGTTAA
- the mreC gene encoding rod shape-determining protein MreC, whose product MARRRRFTSQKIMTGISVLFLFLMILTWETRSEITPIEKSVAYVVIPVQKGVTYFGDWLVGSVNFIKNINELEQLNIALNEEVHQLTYENKILDQSKSELERLRTLYELDQRYADYPKTGSRVISKDPGNWYHVFTIDKGESAGFKPDMVVMSGAGLLGKIIEVGPNYSKVRSIIDDKSSVSAFIVRTEDLCIVKGDLTLYNDGLLRVEYIGEDVNLIIGDEVTTSHLGEVYPPGILIGHIVEIENNPNRLTQVAYLKPVVDFKHMDEVLVIKRLWRNQ is encoded by the coding sequence ATGGCAAGAAGACGTCGTTTTACATCACAAAAAATTATGACGGGGATATCCGTTCTTTTTCTTTTCTTAATGATATTAACATGGGAAACGAGATCTGAAATTACACCAATTGAAAAAAGCGTAGCTTATGTGGTAATACCCGTTCAAAAAGGTGTTACTTATTTTGGAGACTGGTTAGTAGGCAGTGTAAATTTTATTAAAAATATTAATGAACTTGAACAGCTTAATATAGCGTTAAACGAAGAGGTCCATCAACTGACGTATGAAAATAAGATCTTAGATCAGTCTAAGTCCGAATTAGAAAGACTTAGAACTTTATATGAACTGGATCAGCGCTATGCAGATTATCCGAAAACAGGATCTAGGGTCATCAGCAAAGACCCAGGCAATTGGTATCATGTTTTTACGATTGATAAGGGAGAAAGTGCGGGATTTAAACCTGATATGGTGGTTATGTCCGGCGCTGGCTTACTTGGTAAAATCATTGAAGTAGGCCCGAATTACTCAAAAGTACGGTCTATTATTGACGATAAAAGCAGTGTTAGTGCTTTTATCGTTCGAACAGAGGACCTATGCATTGTCAAGGGCGACTTAACCTTATACAACGATGGCTTACTAAGAGTTGAATATATCGGAGAAGATGTAAACCTGATTATTGGTGATGAAGTTACCACTTCTCATCTTGGGGAGGTCTATCCACCAGGCATATTGATCGGCCATATCGTAGAGATTGAAAATAATCCTAATCGGCTGACTCAAGTTGCTTATTTAAAGCCTGTAGTTGACTTTAAGCACATGGATGAGGTCCTTGTTATCAAACGTTTGTGGAGGAATCAATGA
- the mreD gene encoding rod shape-determining protein MreD has product MRKVQLARFFVIGLIILINFILQPILFQEIAFNGIVPNIFVITIVSFGLLRGRVEGAVVGVIIGLLHDIFYGDVIGFYALIYMYIGYATGFFHRTFYRESLLVPIAMIGIADFFQNFIVYFFTFLFRGQLKLNLYFSMIIIPELIYSVFVGFILYRIYYFINLYVEKNEWLKENED; this is encoded by the coding sequence ATGAGAAAAGTTCAGTTAGCGCGTTTTTTTGTAATTGGGTTAATCATACTGATCAATTTTATTTTACAACCCATATTATTTCAGGAAATTGCCTTTAATGGCATTGTTCCAAATATCTTTGTTATCACCATTGTATCATTTGGCTTATTACGAGGTAGAGTAGAAGGCGCTGTTGTCGGAGTTATTATTGGTTTGCTACATGATATATTTTATGGTGACGTTATTGGTTTTTACGCTTTGATTTATATGTACATTGGTTATGCTACCGGGTTTTTTCATCGGACTTTTTACAGAGAAAGTCTGCTTGTTCCCATTGCTATGATTGGCATCGCCGATTTTTTTCAGAATTTTATCGTATACTTTTTCACATTCTTATTTAGAGGTCAGTTAAAGTTGAATCTGTATTTTTCCATGATTATAATACCGGAACTTATTTATTCCGTATTTGTGGGCTTCATACTTTATCGAATTTACTATTTCATTAACCTTTATGTGGAAAAGAACGAGTGGTTAAAGGAGAATGAAGATTAA
- a CDS encoding penicillin-binding transpeptidase domain-containing protein, with protein MKTLFKAIYSFLTHRLFLLLLIVFILFYILVMRLFELQIVEGEELAKAFELSVVREVSIEGHRGNIYDRNGYPLAENIISYTVFLNDSIEVSDKNQMIHELIGVIKNNGDTIVDEFPLRQTEDGFEIIGTEKQVLNFKKNVFNLRYTTLLSEEQVAMEPFEIYQFLRDQRFEIDASKYTTAETLDILSVRYAQYIKRYSKYQPEVIATNVSQKTLAILEERNDVFPGVSIVETPYRVYNDAPYFAHIIGYTRKIDSERLEILKPLGYNAEDTIGVIGIEKEMESYLRGYDGAQKVEVNNLGKTMLVLDNIDPIMGNDVYLTIDRDLQINTYNILERQLAEIIVDRMLMRLPNTREQRYILLKDIYDSIFRYELIDPRLIDPVNSDGQTRIHNLMITTKDQMSSYVINEIKSNTLPQNYSKYGTVYTYFLENLRTEGILDKDYKYDENYVAFKKGQISFQTLIIAFFKAEYMVLPEVMKDAGEEEVVNYIIKFIEEDSVIRYDFTKYIYMYLLDKEAFSYYDLTFMIIDLGLVSASEEDMVNLKNRRLAPIEFMKQKILNIEITPHQLALDPSSGAVVISDVDTGEVLALVSYPSYDNSRLVNNFDNNYYAKLLSDPTSPLYPRATYAKSVPGSTFKMITAIAALEEGVIRPTDRVLDRGVLQRFSLQQAVGSILKTVEPMVP; from the coding sequence TTGAAAACACTATTTAAAGCAATTTATAGCTTTCTTACACATAGATTATTTTTACTATTGCTAATTGTTTTTATCCTATTTTACATATTGGTTATGCGACTATTCGAGCTTCAAATTGTAGAAGGTGAAGAACTGGCTAAGGCGTTTGAGCTCAGTGTTGTTAGAGAAGTTAGCATTGAGGGACATCGAGGCAATATATATGATCGAAATGGTTATCCACTAGCAGAAAATATTATATCCTATACTGTTTTCTTAAACGACAGTATCGAAGTGTCTGACAAGAATCAGATGATTCATGAACTCATTGGTGTTATCAAGAATAATGGCGATACGATTGTAGATGAATTTCCTTTAAGACAAACTGAAGATGGGTTTGAGATTATAGGAACTGAAAAACAAGTTCTTAATTTTAAGAAAAATGTATTTAATCTAAGATATACAACGCTATTATCAGAAGAACAAGTAGCAATGGAACCTTTTGAAATATATCAGTTTCTAAGGGATCAACGTTTTGAAATTGATGCATCCAAATATACGACAGCAGAAACACTAGATATCTTAAGTGTTCGATACGCTCAATATATTAAAAGGTATTCAAAATATCAGCCTGAAGTTATAGCAACCAATGTCAGCCAGAAAACCTTAGCCATACTGGAAGAGAGAAATGATGTGTTTCCAGGTGTATCTATTGTTGAAACCCCTTATCGGGTCTATAACGATGCCCCTTATTTTGCCCATATCATCGGGTATACTAGGAAAATAGATTCTGAACGCTTGGAGATTTTAAAGCCTCTAGGATATAATGCAGAAGACACCATTGGTGTTATTGGTATAGAGAAAGAGATGGAGTCCTATTTAAGAGGCTATGACGGAGCACAGAAAGTGGAAGTGAATAACCTAGGTAAAACCATGCTTGTTCTTGACAACATAGATCCTATTATGGGTAATGATGTATATCTTACAATCGACAGAGATTTACAGATTAACACATACAATATTCTTGAACGCCAATTGGCAGAAATCATCGTAGATCGCATGCTTATGCGGTTGCCAAATACGAGGGAGCAAAGATATATTCTACTAAAAGATATATATGATTCTATTTTTCGGTATGAACTTATTGATCCGCGGTTGATTGATCCTGTAAATAGTGACGGGCAAACAAGAATTCATAATCTGATGATAACAACAAAAGATCAAATGTCTTCTTATGTTATAAATGAGATTAAAAGTAATACGCTGCCTCAAAACTATAGTAAGTATGGCACGGTTTATACTTATTTCTTAGAGAATTTAAGAACTGAAGGTATTTTAGATAAAGATTATAAATATGATGAAAACTACGTTGCATTCAAGAAGGGGCAAATTAGTTTTCAAACGCTAATCATCGCTTTCTTTAAAGCCGAATATATGGTATTGCCGGAAGTCATGAAGGATGCAGGAGAAGAAGAAGTTGTGAACTATATTATTAAATTCATTGAAGAAGATAGTGTTATTCGTTATGATTTTACTAAGTACATATACATGTATCTTTTAGATAAGGAAGCCTTTAGTTATTATGATCTTACTTTTATGATTATCGATCTAGGATTGGTTTCGGCTTCTGAAGAAGATATGGTAAATCTTAAAAACCGCAGACTAGCACCAATCGAATTTATGAAGCAAAAGATATTAAATATTGAAATTACACCACATCAATTGGCTTTAGATCCTTCATCAGGAGCAGTTGTAATTTCTGATGTGGATACAGGAGAAGTGCTGGCACTCGTGAGTTATCCTTCTTATGACAACAGTCGCCTTGTCAATAATTTTGATAATAATTATTATGCAAAGTTATTATCAGATCCTACAAGCCCATTATATCCTAGGGCAACATATGCAAAATCCGTTCCAGGATCAACTTTTAAGATGATTACAGCCATAGCGGCACTTGAAGAAGGTGTTATAAGACCGACAGATCGCGTACTAGATAGAGGTGTTTTACAAAGATTTTCCCTTCAGCAAGCTGTTGGATCTATTCTCAAAACGGTGGAACCCATGGTTCCATAA